From Ananas comosus cultivar F153 linkage group 2, ASM154086v1, whole genome shotgun sequence:
CAATTTGTATAATTCAGTTCGATTTAGTTTTttaggaaaagataaattactGAACCGAACCAACCGATGCGAACCCCTACCGAGAAACCAACCAAAACCCATACATTACACCCTTCTATGTGCTAAGTTTCTCAACATCTCGAATAAAATTAGAACTGTGATTATAATCATCAAAACTTATTAGGCATCTATGACAGCTTAGGATATTAATTAGCATAGTGGCACCACATCAGCAACTTACACCAACTATAACAATGAATTGGAAATTGAAGCAGTTTCTACAGGAAAAACAGTTAGTAGGAGTACTAAAAGAATAGCTGAAGCTAACTATCTACCCAGTAACAGAGGTTTCTGCAAActccattaaaaaaataacattttaaaaGAGATATAAGCTGCTGCTTAATAATCTGCCGAGTTTAATCCATGGTGCAATCTCCatagaaaaaaacaaaacaaaaaaaaaaaaaaaacagaagaaaattAAGTTCTGCAAATGCCCCAGCAAACGCATGCATATCGTGACATACCTGCGAAATGAACAATAGAATATTCTCTATGTACAAGACGAAAAGAGAGGGTACAAATGTTTTAAAAATGTAACAACTTTGAAAGGAGAAAAcatgaaaagaaaaagcaaTTCATGCTTTCAAACGTCGTAATCAATATCGGTGCTGTTCTGCGACATTGATCTTTTAACTAGCCGTCCATGCTCGTCATATAGGTCCAAATTTTCGCATGGCGTGGGGAAAACGTAGCCAATGACGCGGCCTTCAACAAAGGAGCACTGGAAGATGTGCTTCTTCTTGTATGTGATCCCAATCGATATATCCTGGAAAGTAATGTCCTTTATAGGTATCTCCTCGCTACCGTGAATCCGAACCGGCACTCGTACGCCGTACCCGTGGACTTGGACATAGGATATGTTCTTAAGGACAGGGACTGCTTTTGGATCGAAGCCCTCATCGGGGTGCTCATTGTAGTCGGTCTTTATAACTATCCCAACACGGACATTGTCGAAAGTTAAATTGCGGTAGGAGATGTCACGGACATAGCCCCCTCTTCCAGGGGCTGTCTTTATCCGTACAGCACGCCTTGATTCCCAGACGTGAAGGTTTTCTATCGAAACGTTCGAAACTCCACCCGACATCTCACTGCCAATCGATACTCCTGCACTGTGCAGCAACCGACATGATTTAATAACAACATTACCATCAGAGGAATATCATCAGATATTAGCATTTGTTCTGCAGATCTTTTAGAAACTCTACAGTACAGAATGAATGTATATGACGAGGAATGATTGGAGGTTTTAAATATTGTGCTTTTTGTGCTAACCAGATATTTCCCTTCGATGAGACTACTAACTTGCAGGTTTTAAGAACAGTGTGTGTGATATCTGCAACCAAATATTTTCCTTCAAGAAACTTTTCAGACGATCTCAACAGAATTCCTAGCTGTTCATCTTTCCATATAAATCCTTCTTTCCAAAAATAAGGTACTGAGCATTTTCTGGTGGAATCTACAAATGCCTTTCGTTAACAGTTTTAAGTTGTGTCTTTTCCATCCTTCCAACACCACTAGACACTCTACGCCCAATACTATACTGTTGTGAAATTCAAGTACACAgtgtactaaagtaaaaattgcTATGAAAGATTCTTAGATTCCATCCAAAGATGCATAGCAacaattttttataaagaaaattataagCTAAAGGATTATAAATAGACAAAGTTTAAAAGCATTCTGACTAAAAAAGTAAAGGACAtaaatttcttttagaaatttaTGGACAGCCTAGGGATAATCGGACTATGGCAATCCTAATATTGTGTTCTGAATCACTTAGTCAAACGTTTTCACAGATATAGTCAAACAATATTCAGCCCTTCTCGCAAAGGCATGTGGCAGGCTAGAACCAATGTTCAGAGTGGCTCCAGATCTCCTATTTCAACATGGAATGGTAGTACCCTAGTAATTATATAGGTTCTGCTGTTCTCAATTGCAGCACATGACTGTCTAATTTAGGAAAGtaattatgaaattaaattgttaGGTAGATGAATAACACACTTGAATAAAATATCTCACCTCACAACGGAGCGAACTGTGACATTACGGATCAAAATATTAGCAGACGGACGCCCATATGCAATTCCATACTGATCCCAACCACTCTTTATTGCTATTCCGTCATCACCGACACATATGTAACAATTCTCTATCACCATATCTTCACAAGAATCTGCATGCACAACCTGAAGGGCTCAGAAATAAAAAGGGAAAGATGAAAGGAAATGCGCTGTCTTTAAGTTCTGTTTTCATGTGTGTAGCTTTATAGTGAGATTAGAAAGAATAAATGGAGCACAgtaaatatgaaataagaaaaagtcATTTCCAGATTGAGTTTTTATAGAGATGACAAAAAAAGTACAATTAATTTCCTAGAAACTAATGCAGCTGGACCATTACCTATTGCAGGAAGTAAAATGACTCAAAACAGCTAAAAGCTGTAAGATTACCTGGATCTATTCCATCTGTGTTTGGAGCCCCAGAAACTGGAGCCAAGATGGTAACATTCGAGACAGTTACATTCTTGCAGTCATAGGGATGAAGCGTCCAGAATGGAGAATCTCGCAgagttatatttgaaatgatgATGTCCCTTGACCACATCAACTGTACAAGAGGCCCCCTTGTATAATTGAGAATccttcttttatattttgtccACCAACTTTGGCCCTGTCCATTTATGGTACCATTGTGTCCTGTTGGgcaaagaggaaagaaaagcaCCCGAGCAATCAAACACTACAATTTTTCTTATCAATAACAAGGGCAATCTACTATATCAAACCATGGCAAATTGGCAACTGGAAAGCAATTAGACCGGCAGTATGAACCAACTATGTGCAAGGAAATACTTAACAACATACTCTACAGGCCATAGATTGATAAAGCAAGTACAACAGAAAAGCAAGCCATGTATCTCAGCTCTTTCAGAAAAACCAATCATAGTACAGCAGATTGATATGGATAAATTGTTccaaaatttatgaaaacatTGAGGATACATTTAAAGTCTGTTCATTTAATAGCTGGAAGCTTACTCTATTTAACTCGAAAATGCCCATGGACCTCTTATTCaccatcataaatatataaaacaagggGAAAATGTCTAGGAAATCCAAGAAAAGCTGGATTGTTGATTGGCTCTTGATGCCTCGCCTTCTCCAGGTGGGGGAAACATAGGAAAATTAAAGCTTGATTTGCTTATTAAAAAGGTATTCTCTAGCAAGAACAAAAAGAGTGTTTTGGATAAGACCTTCATTGTCTTTCTTCTTTCTGTATCCTTTTCTTTGCATCCTGTCATATAATTAAGTTGTTTATTAATGTATAAAAATCTCCAACCATGACATACACCTCTTCTTTGGGCATTTATTATCCAGTTCAGTTTCTTAATGAAATTCTACAACTGCGAAAGTTGAGATAAGGACTTGATGGAAtagcaaaatataaattagCAACTAACCTGTTATAACCACGTCCTTCAAATTTTGGCCATGAATAAGGCTCCCATACCGAGGTCCCTTATGCTCCCTTCCATACCCATAGGATGGCAATGGAGGCATTAATGGCCAATAATTCTCATCCTGAAATGGATCACGTAATAGAATTTATTAATAAGGCATAATTATCCATTCACCTGGGAAATGGACAAAAATTGAGTAGCACAGATTTGATGGAGAAACTATTGCATTTTAGATCTTGCAAAATTCATACTTCAAAGTAGACTTTACTCATTATAGTGAATACTGAGTAGCCAAAGTCTGAAAATTCACAAATCACACCAGTAATGAATGTTCACACTTCAACAAACAAGTGACATTTTGTGATTTTAGACAACTTAAACATGTTCCAAGAAAAGAGTAAAAGGCACTATCTATACAGACATTAAGTAATTATGTTAActtacgttttttttttaatttttttaaaagtataatataagattCCAAATAAGGATAAAAGACCACAACATTCATCCTAATAACAACCTCCATATTTGGATCCCAACGTAGATTATACTATCTCCAAACAAAGTTAAACTCACACACAAGCCAATCTGATGACTAATATCTGACCTTTTTACCATGTGCTAAAACAGCATTTCTTCTGAGAAAACTGTGGAATAACAAAAGTCCTGCATTATACATTCGTCTCTAAGAGCCGCTCAGTGCAGAAGGATCTGGCCACTGTTGGGTCTTGCAAAAGATCAAATGAGCTCAAGCTTACTCCATGAGTCAAAACTCACGCCAAGTATGATCCATACTTGAGGAGTTAACCATAGAATGTCCAAAGACCTGACCTCTCCCATGCATAATCCCATATGTAAGAAACAAGCATCCACACTAGAATTGCTAATTTACATGCATCGAAACAGTGCCAGATCCCACACTAGATTTTCTCATTTACATGGATCCACACAGTGCTGCGAAAGTTTGGTTTTCTGGATTACTAGATCTGAAATCTTTTGCAGTCTTTCAAGACCTCTTTGGCTTCCCACAGTCAGTAGCTGTAGTATCATTTCAAACTAGAGAATTTCAATAGCATCATTGTAAGCTACTAGTACCCATCAGTGTAAGATTAAGAAGAAGATTAGCAAGAGATGCAATTCATATCAGTTGCGTGACCGTGAGAATTCTTTAAGCTCTCATAGGCAGAGAAATCAACAAAAACTTGTTACAATCCAAGATACACAATGGAATCCTATAAGGCTGCCCTACAACAAGAACCATCTGATCCACAAAATGAAAATACTCGATACATATATCTCAGTTAATTATATGAAGTGCATTATCTCTTTCTCTTCGCCAAATCCAAATTTGGCATTGTCCAATGCAGCAAAGTCAAAATTTGGCATATATACTGGCAATTTCCAAAGTCAAATTATGATAAGAACAAAGCAGAGACATCAAAAACCGTGCTTTATCTTCTGTAACAGTTAAACCCCGAAAATCCCCAAACGATCATATAAAGGTGAATTTGGAAAGGGGAATAGGCAAAGAGAAACGAAACCCTAAATTCTCACCTGTAACCCAAGAATCTCAGCCCCCTCCGCGAGGAAGAGGGTCATGTGGCTCGTGAGATTGAAGGGCGCCGTGAGCCAGAGCCCGGGAGGCACATTGAGCTGCCCCCCGCCCTTCCTCGCGAGCCGCGCGATCGCCGCCACCGCGCGCTCGAACGCCTCGGTGTTGAGCGTCTTCCCGTCGCCGACCCCCCCAAAATCCGTGAGATTGTACGCCACCGCCCTGAGCCTAGGGACCGTCCtcatcggcggcggcgtcgcccACCCGAAGTACCCGATCCCGCTCCCAATGGAGCTGCTCTGCCACAAGAAAACCGCCATGAACACGGCGACCCACAGCGAGGCGAAGAGGGTCTTGTACGAGGAGACGAGCCCCGGGAGCCACCGCCGATGCTGCGCGAAGTGGAACCTCCCCGAGGAGGATACTATATCCACCATTATTACCCTAGATCTACGCTAAAGGAGAGGTAAGACGACGATACCAATtgtaaaaccctagatttcacGAGAAGAGGCCAGACTCGGATCGATCGGTAGATCCGGAGGAGTAGAGCTCGGCTGCGATGGTGAGAAGGGCAGAGGAATGGGAATTGGAGCGAGGGGTCTGGATTCGCGTGGCTAGGGTTTCGGCCATAGGGGTGGAGGTGGGTGGGGTTTTTAAAAATGGGGCGGGACGTGGAGTGAGGttgaagggaagagagagagagagagagagagagagagagagagaggtcgcTTCGGCCGCTGAAAGGaaaggggaagaagatgatgataaTTTACGAAAATACCCTCAGTATAACGAATAATTTTAACGGTGGATCCTCTGCTAACTCTCCGCGCGGATCTCTGATCTGACGGCTGAGGAGCTCTACAACTTGGATCTAGTGTGTCTAACTACAGTGAAGATAAAAATCGAACTaggtttggataaaatttttatgatctaatttgaaaattttggattGTAGATTTTTTCGTTTAAAGACTTTATATTTTGAATCTGAGTAAACTTAatgctttttaaataaaatttagagtgCGAATTTTGATGCACGTCAGACCGCGGAATATGTTTGTTCGTATGACtcgtgaggaaaaaaaaaaaaaaaataccgttTAGAAAAAGTATactataatttttcgaaattaagGTAAGGGTGTTATTAGGATCCAAACTGGTTGATTCAAACCAATTCAATCGCAACCAAATCCATTTATCAAGATTCGTCAAATAAATAAGCCGAGTTTGGATCAAGAAACAAAAATCTTATTGATCAGTCAGATAGTATTCTAGCGATAAGTTTTTTGTGACACTTTATATGATGATCCgattttcttcatttttatAGTCAGAATCATAAAGCCTTCGATAGCACTGCATAAATATAATCTAATCGGATCAACGTAGTCTACATGATGTgatattattttc
This genomic window contains:
- the LOC109704648 gene encoding probable polygalacturonase isoform X1; this translates as MVDIVSSSGRFHFAQHRRWLPGLVSSYKTLFASLWVAVFMAVFLWQSSSIGSGIGYFGWATPPPMRTVPRLRAVAYNLTDFGGVGDGKTLNTEAFERAVAAIARLARKGGGQLNVPPGLWLTAPFNLTSHMTLFLAEGAEILGLQDENYWPLMPPLPSYGYGREHKGPRYGSLIHGQNLKDVVITGHNGTINGQGQSWWTKYKRRILNYTRGPLVQLMWSRDIIISNITLRDSPFWTLHPYDCKNVTVSNVTILAPVSGAPNTDGIDPDSCEDMVIENCYICVGDDGIAIKSGWDQYGIAYGRPSANILIRNVTVRSVVSAGVSIGSEMSGGVSNVSIENLHVWESRRAVRIKTAPGRGGYVRDISYRNLTFDNVRVGIVIKTDYNEHPDEGFDPKAVPVLKNISYVQVHGYGVRVPVRIHGSEEIPIKDITFQDISIGITYKKKHIFQCSFVEGRVIGYVFPTPCENLDLYDEHGRLVKRSMSQNSTDIDYDV
- the LOC109704648 gene encoding probable polygalacturonase isoform X2, translating into MVDIVSSSGRFHFAQHRRWLPGLVSSYKTLFASLWVAVFMAVFLWQSSSIGSGIGYFGWATPPPMRTVPRLRAVAYNLTDFGGVGDGKTLNTEAFERAVAAIARLARKGGGQLNVPPGLWLTAPFNLTSHMTLFLAEGAEILGLQDENYWPLMPPLPSYGYGREHKGPRYGSLIHGQNLKDVVITGHNGTINGQGQSWWTKYKRRILNYTRGPLVQLMWSRDIIISNITLRDSPFWTLHPYDCKNVTVSNVTILAPVSGAPNTDGIDPDSCEDMVIENCYICVGDDGIAIKSGWDQYGIAYGRPSANILIRNVTVRSVVRSIDWQ